One window of the Nicotiana tabacum cultivar K326 chromosome 4, ASM71507v2, whole genome shotgun sequence genome contains the following:
- the LOC107798077 gene encoding uncharacterized protein LOC107798077 isoform X2 yields the protein MLSIISSGQNPIIECEFPGTISRGSDANSVEDMDVHDPKENRSTDRYSKKKPRKKGKRNRNLKCSNGLNELQSAVGCSITQAVIQSIQHRSISSSANMSNSLMTDAMTLSSIALASSSDERCSSGGCKSPHTIVSTEVSSTGDILNSAGERKKRSKQHVGNPYVTEKKDKYFRRVPKDSNVYASSTGNQNSHARKENYHCIWKRVQKNDADANNRDLEKLNLGFSQFDDRLKKSTLKKELPNRVDSIILSQSAHENQEKLKVPKNPRRNKCLDPLEENESQCQKGSPVNGASSNVCLTTNTQSDDVFGSATQIASAKRSINAADSRTGTSSFRDRYKKRNVQYVSLKPIPNPKACSRNVEATGDVPIVVSNMDDQMVEHQFDLLSRSEKFDDLTARWQELPAVDGEGDKADKEVSPSGQNVTHEQLASKCQAPVSSSVNVRVINAGQNSENIKALPGDTQFGKLRNHNTCTLEQGYANAATAKFFVPEAKSQTFHSLENDWRNISQAVNDAHRAQLASKAIEIGNGYPAAEFEKLLHSASPFICASVSIRTCRACLRSQATNDPLCRHEIPNISLENLWQWYEKHGSYGLEVKTEDHRNARHYGMDHSKFRAYFVPYLSAIQLFKDHRTRPIHNDNRTLGSVDVADCKMNRISESSPSADLHSVFSVLVPQPLIEDSSSLLQKGVLSDSTSSSECNNGDLHHLPDEFNLSDDMELLFEYFESEQPQRRRPLFETIQELVSGDGPSNCRSHGDPSLLHTTSLDDLHPHSWFSVAWYPIYRIPDGNLRAAFLTYHSLGHFIHGNQTLKPRSVDDCIVSPIIGLQSYNAQGECWFQPRHSIDDLTEELLDMDLHTVLRERIRTLEQTASIMSRAVRKIGSDTLVNRHPDYEFFLSRRR from the exons ATGTTATCAATCATTTCTTCTGGTCAAAATCCAATTATCGAATGTGAATTTCCTGGAACCATCTCCCGGGGATCTGATGCCAATAGTGTAGAAGATATGGATGTTCATGACCCTAAGGAAAATAGATCCACAGACAGATACTCAAAGAAAAAACCTAGAAAGAAGGGGAAGCGGAATAGAAATCTCAAGTGCAGTAATGGCCTAAATGAGCTGCAATCTGCAGTTGGATGTTCAATAACTCAAGCTGTGATACAAAGTATACAACATAGATCGATTAGTTCTTCTGCTAATATGTCTAATTCCTTGATGACCGATGCCATGACCTTGAGCTCTATTGCTCTTGCCTCAAGCAGTGATGAAAGATGTAGTTCGGGTGGATGTAAATCACCCCATACTATTGTAAGTACAGAGGTTTCTTCTACTGGAGACATCTTAAACAGTGCTGGTGAGAGGAAAAAGCGTTCAAAGCAGCATGTTGGGAATCCTTATGTAACAGAAAAGAAGGATAAGTATTTTAGAAGAGTTCCCAAAGACTCAAATGTCTATGCAAGTAGTACTGGAAACCAGAATAGCCATGCGAGAAAGGAAAATTATCATTGTATTTGGAAAAGGGTCCAGAAGAATGATGCTGATGCAAACAACCGTGACTTGGAAAAATTGAACTTAGGTTTCTCACAGTTTGATGATAGGTTGAAAAAGAGTACATTGAAGAAAGAGCTTCCTAATCGTGTTGATTCTATTATATTATCACAATCCGCACATGAAAATCAGGAAAAGCTCAAAGTTCCAAAAAATCCCAGGAGAAATAAGTGTCTAGATCCACTGGAGGAGAATGAAAGTCAATGTCAGAAAGGATCTCCAGTTAATGGAGCCTCTTCAAATGTTTGTTTGACGACTAACACGCAATCAGATGATGTATTTGGTTCAGCTACCCAAATAGCTTCAGCAAAAAGATCAATTAATGCTGCAGATTCTCGAACTGGAACaagttcttttagggatagataCAAGAAAAGGAATGTTCAATATGTTTCCCTTAAACCAATCCCGAATCCCAAAGCTTGTTCCCGTAATGTGGAAGCAACAGGAGATGTCCCGATTGTTGTATCCAACATGGATGATCAAATGGTTGAACATCAATTTGACTTGTTATCTAGATCAGAGAAGTTCGATGACCTAACAGCGCGGTGGCAGGAGCTTCCTGCTGTGGATGGAGAGGGTGACAAAGCGGACAAAGAAGTTTCTCCTTCTGGTCAAAATGTTACACATGAGCAACTGGCGTCTAAATGTCAAGCTCCTGTTTCTTCCTCAGTGAATGTCAGAGTGATAAATGCAGGTCAAAATTCAGAAAATATAAAAGCATTACCTGGTGATACTCAGTTTGGGAAGTTGAGAAATCATAACACATGCACTCTAGAGCAGGGCTACGCCAATGCTGCTACGGCGAAGTTCTTCGTTCCTGAAGCTAAAAGCCAAACCTTTCATAGTCTTGAAAATGATTGGAGAAACATTTCTCAGGCAGTGAATGATGCCCATAGGGCACAGCTAGCCTCTAAAGCCATTGAGATCGGTAATGGCTATCCTGCTGCCGAGTTTGAGAAACTTCTTCATTCTGCCTCTCCATTTATATGTGCATCTGTTAGTATTCGGACTTGTCGGGCTTGCCTCCGCAGTCAAGCTACTAATGATCCTCTATGCAGACATGAGATACCGAATATCTCTTTGGAAAACTTGTGGCAGTGGTATGAGAAACATGGGAGCTATGGTTTAGAAGTAAAAACAGAGGATCACAGAAATGCAAGACATTATGGGATGGATCATTCTAAGTTTCGTGCCTATTTTGTTCCATATTTGTCAGCCATTCAGCTCTTCAAGGACCATAGGACTCGTCCAATCCATAATGATAATAGGACTCTGGGGTCCGTGGATGTGGCGGACTGTAAGATGAATAGAATATCTGAGAGTTCACCTAGTGCAGATCTGCACTCAGTATTTTCTGTACTTGTACCTCAACCTCTTATTGAGGATTCAAGCTCTTTACTACAGAAAGGTGTTCTTTCTGACTCGACGTCATCTTCAGAGTGCAATAATGGTGATTTACATCATCTACCTGATGAATTTAACTTGTCTGATGATATGGAGCTTCTCTTTGAATATTTCGAATCTGAGCAGCCTCAAAGGCGGCGACCGTTGTTTGAAAC AATACAGGAACTTGTCTCTGGCGATGGACCCTCAAACTGTAGATCACATGGAGATCCATCGCTCCTACATACTACGAGCTTAGATGACCTGCATCCTCATTCCTG GTTTTCGGTTGCATGGTACCCCATTTATAGGATACCCGATGGCAATTTGCGTGCTGCTTTCTTGACTTATCATTCGCTTGGCCATTTTATTCATGGAAACCAGACACTAAAACCCCGAAGTGTGGATGACTGTATAGTTTCTCCAATCATAGGCCTCCAAAGCTACAATGCTCAG GGTGAATGCTGGTTTCAGCCAAGGCACTCTATTGACGACCTGACTGAAGAATTGTTGGATATGGACCTTCATACAGTTCTGAGAGAGCGAATACGAACGTTAGAGCAGACAGCGAGTATTATGTCACGAGCTGTGAGAAAGATTGGAAGTGACACGCTCGTGAACAGACATCCTGATTATGAGTTTTTCCTATCCAGGCGACGCTAA
- the LOC107798077 gene encoding uncharacterized protein LOC107798077 isoform X1, whose product MDDCTLSLKSLEDYGVSSVIWRFSNCRSTDVTFFVLESNGLWRVLVLPQQYLYREICQRSLQSNVNSFQVGSLLPLTSFLFGREKIQRVFNIGSPLESISSRSSLHDGGAFSNLKKWDMLSIISSGQNPIIECEFPGTISRGSDANSVEDMDVHDPKENRSTDRYSKKKPRKKGKRNRNLKCSNGLNELQSAVGCSITQAVIQSIQHRSISSSANMSNSLMTDAMTLSSIALASSSDERCSSGGCKSPHTIVSTEVSSTGDILNSAGERKKRSKQHVGNPYVTEKKDKYFRRVPKDSNVYASSTGNQNSHARKENYHCIWKRVQKNDADANNRDLEKLNLGFSQFDDRLKKSTLKKELPNRVDSIILSQSAHENQEKLKVPKNPRRNKCLDPLEENESQCQKGSPVNGASSNVCLTTNTQSDDVFGSATQIASAKRSINAADSRTGTSSFRDRYKKRNVQYVSLKPIPNPKACSRNVEATGDVPIVVSNMDDQMVEHQFDLLSRSEKFDDLTARWQELPAVDGEGDKADKEVSPSGQNVTHEQLASKCQAPVSSSVNVRVINAGQNSENIKALPGDTQFGKLRNHNTCTLEQGYANAATAKFFVPEAKSQTFHSLENDWRNISQAVNDAHRAQLASKAIEIGNGYPAAEFEKLLHSASPFICASVSIRTCRACLRSQATNDPLCRHEIPNISLENLWQWYEKHGSYGLEVKTEDHRNARHYGMDHSKFRAYFVPYLSAIQLFKDHRTRPIHNDNRTLGSVDVADCKMNRISESSPSADLHSVFSVLVPQPLIEDSSSLLQKGVLSDSTSSSECNNGDLHHLPDEFNLSDDMELLFEYFESEQPQRRRPLFETIQELVSGDGPSNCRSHGDPSLLHTTSLDDLHPHSWFSVAWYPIYRIPDGNLRAAFLTYHSLGHFIHGNQTLKPRSVDDCIVSPIIGLQSYNAQGECWFQPRHSIDDLTEELLDMDLHTVLRERIRTLEQTASIMSRAVRKIGSDTLVNRHPDYEFFLSRRR is encoded by the exons GTGAAATCTGTCAGAGATCACTTCAATCAAATGTAAATAGTTTTCAAGTTGGTTCGTTGTTGCCAttaacttctttcttgtttgGTAGAGAGAAGATTCAAAGAGTTTTTAATATTGGCTCTCCTCTTGAATCAATCTCGTCTAGAAGCTCTCTACACGATGGAGGTGCTTTCAGCAATCTAAAGAAATGGGACATGTTATCAATCATTTCTTCTGGTCAAAATCCAATTATCGAATGTGAATTTCCTGGAACCATCTCCCGGGGATCTGATGCCAATAGTGTAGAAGATATGGATGTTCATGACCCTAAGGAAAATAGATCCACAGACAGATACTCAAAGAAAAAACCTAGAAAGAAGGGGAAGCGGAATAGAAATCTCAAGTGCAGTAATGGCCTAAATGAGCTGCAATCTGCAGTTGGATGTTCAATAACTCAAGCTGTGATACAAAGTATACAACATAGATCGATTAGTTCTTCTGCTAATATGTCTAATTCCTTGATGACCGATGCCATGACCTTGAGCTCTATTGCTCTTGCCTCAAGCAGTGATGAAAGATGTAGTTCGGGTGGATGTAAATCACCCCATACTATTGTAAGTACAGAGGTTTCTTCTACTGGAGACATCTTAAACAGTGCTGGTGAGAGGAAAAAGCGTTCAAAGCAGCATGTTGGGAATCCTTATGTAACAGAAAAGAAGGATAAGTATTTTAGAAGAGTTCCCAAAGACTCAAATGTCTATGCAAGTAGTACTGGAAACCAGAATAGCCATGCGAGAAAGGAAAATTATCATTGTATTTGGAAAAGGGTCCAGAAGAATGATGCTGATGCAAACAACCGTGACTTGGAAAAATTGAACTTAGGTTTCTCACAGTTTGATGATAGGTTGAAAAAGAGTACATTGAAGAAAGAGCTTCCTAATCGTGTTGATTCTATTATATTATCACAATCCGCACATGAAAATCAGGAAAAGCTCAAAGTTCCAAAAAATCCCAGGAGAAATAAGTGTCTAGATCCACTGGAGGAGAATGAAAGTCAATGTCAGAAAGGATCTCCAGTTAATGGAGCCTCTTCAAATGTTTGTTTGACGACTAACACGCAATCAGATGATGTATTTGGTTCAGCTACCCAAATAGCTTCAGCAAAAAGATCAATTAATGCTGCAGATTCTCGAACTGGAACaagttcttttagggatagataCAAGAAAAGGAATGTTCAATATGTTTCCCTTAAACCAATCCCGAATCCCAAAGCTTGTTCCCGTAATGTGGAAGCAACAGGAGATGTCCCGATTGTTGTATCCAACATGGATGATCAAATGGTTGAACATCAATTTGACTTGTTATCTAGATCAGAGAAGTTCGATGACCTAACAGCGCGGTGGCAGGAGCTTCCTGCTGTGGATGGAGAGGGTGACAAAGCGGACAAAGAAGTTTCTCCTTCTGGTCAAAATGTTACACATGAGCAACTGGCGTCTAAATGTCAAGCTCCTGTTTCTTCCTCAGTGAATGTCAGAGTGATAAATGCAGGTCAAAATTCAGAAAATATAAAAGCATTACCTGGTGATACTCAGTTTGGGAAGTTGAGAAATCATAACACATGCACTCTAGAGCAGGGCTACGCCAATGCTGCTACGGCGAAGTTCTTCGTTCCTGAAGCTAAAAGCCAAACCTTTCATAGTCTTGAAAATGATTGGAGAAACATTTCTCAGGCAGTGAATGATGCCCATAGGGCACAGCTAGCCTCTAAAGCCATTGAGATCGGTAATGGCTATCCTGCTGCCGAGTTTGAGAAACTTCTTCATTCTGCCTCTCCATTTATATGTGCATCTGTTAGTATTCGGACTTGTCGGGCTTGCCTCCGCAGTCAAGCTACTAATGATCCTCTATGCAGACATGAGATACCGAATATCTCTTTGGAAAACTTGTGGCAGTGGTATGAGAAACATGGGAGCTATGGTTTAGAAGTAAAAACAGAGGATCACAGAAATGCAAGACATTATGGGATGGATCATTCTAAGTTTCGTGCCTATTTTGTTCCATATTTGTCAGCCATTCAGCTCTTCAAGGACCATAGGACTCGTCCAATCCATAATGATAATAGGACTCTGGGGTCCGTGGATGTGGCGGACTGTAAGATGAATAGAATATCTGAGAGTTCACCTAGTGCAGATCTGCACTCAGTATTTTCTGTACTTGTACCTCAACCTCTTATTGAGGATTCAAGCTCTTTACTACAGAAAGGTGTTCTTTCTGACTCGACGTCATCTTCAGAGTGCAATAATGGTGATTTACATCATCTACCTGATGAATTTAACTTGTCTGATGATATGGAGCTTCTCTTTGAATATTTCGAATCTGAGCAGCCTCAAAGGCGGCGACCGTTGTTTGAAAC AATACAGGAACTTGTCTCTGGCGATGGACCCTCAAACTGTAGATCACATGGAGATCCATCGCTCCTACATACTACGAGCTTAGATGACCTGCATCCTCATTCCTG GTTTTCGGTTGCATGGTACCCCATTTATAGGATACCCGATGGCAATTTGCGTGCTGCTTTCTTGACTTATCATTCGCTTGGCCATTTTATTCATGGAAACCAGACACTAAAACCCCGAAGTGTGGATGACTGTATAGTTTCTCCAATCATAGGCCTCCAAAGCTACAATGCTCAG GGTGAATGCTGGTTTCAGCCAAGGCACTCTATTGACGACCTGACTGAAGAATTGTTGGATATGGACCTTCATACAGTTCTGAGAGAGCGAATACGAACGTTAGAGCAGACAGCGAGTATTATGTCACGAGCTGTGAGAAAGATTGGAAGTGACACGCTCGTGAACAGACATCCTGATTATGAGTTTTTCCTATCCAGGCGACGCTAA